The nucleotide window ACCGCTCACGCCCGGCGCGCCGATCTTGATCGAGTCGCCGTCGGCGCCCAGGAGCACGTCGTCGAAGCGAAGGCTTTCGCCCGGCTCGATGGCGACGGAGGGAATGCGAAGCGTCTTGCCCGGCTCGGCACGGAACTGCTTGCCGCCGGTGCGGATGATGGCGTACATGTCGTTGGAACCCCGTTGCACGGACTTGGCCCGTTCTCCAAAAAACAACACAAGACGAGCAATATCGCCCCAAACACCCCGTGTGTCAAGGCGTGCCGGGCCGGGACTTGCCGGCCCGCGGCGGGTCAGAAGGGCACCGCGAAAGGCCGCAGCACCGGCGTGGCGCTGGCGCCCCCGCTCAGGATCAGCCCGCCCGCGCCCCCGGCGGGGTTCACCCAGCGCAGCTCGTTGCCGGTGGCGGTGTAGGCCAGGTACACGATGCGGCCGTCCGGCGTCCAGGTGCCCGACGCGTCGCTTCCCGCGCGGTCGGTCAGGCGGGTGACGGCGCCGCCGGCCAGCGTCAGCACGAACAGCTCGGCGTTCCCCGGCGCGTTCGACGAGTAGGAAAGGAACTTCCCGTCGGGGCTGAACGCGGGGGTCACCTCGGCGCTTTCGCCCCCGCGCAGCAGCGAGGGCATGGCCCCGGGCGCCGCCAGGTCGAAGACGTCGGCGGTGCCGTTGGGCGTTCCCACCAGGGCCAGGCGGTCCGCCCCGGGAAACCAGGCCGGCGACGCCTCGGGCGCGCCGCCGAACCCGAAGCTGCTCGAGGCGGCCCGCGTGGCGCCGGTGCCGTTGGCCGCGGCCACGAACACCTTGGAGACGCCGCTGGCGTCGTAGGAGTAGGCCAGGCGCGTTCCCTCGCGGTTCAGGGCGGGCTCGGTCTCGAATGCGGCCGTGGTGGTCAGCCGCGTTTCGGCCCCGCCCACCAGCGGCATGGAGTACAGCTCGGCGTTGCCGTTGCGGAAGCTGGTGAACACCACCGTTCCGCCGCCGGAGGTGGGGTTCATGTCCTCGGCGGCGTGGGTCGTCATCCGCACCAGGTCGCTGCCGTCGAGGGCTACCCGGTACAGGTCGCGGTTGCCGGCCACCACGCGGTCGAACAGCACCACGGGCATCTTCGCGGCCTGCACGTACACCCGGAAGGTGAACGCCGTCACCTTCTTCGCCACGGTGAACTCCCAGCGCTGCGACGCGGTCTCGTTCAGGGCGAGCACCTGGCCGTACTGGAAGAACGCCTGCTGCTTGCCTTCCACCGTGCGCGCCTGGCCGTTGCGCGCGTCCACCGCCCCGGTGCCCGCCGAGGCGTCGGGACCCGCGGCCAGGTACACCTGGATGCCCTCGGCGGGGGAGCCGCCGGTGGTGCCCAGCTTGAAGACGAGCAGGTTCTTCACCGACGCGTCGAAGCCGAAGACTCCGCCGGACGAGGCGACGTTGGCGGCGGCAAACTGCACGTGGGCCGCCGCGCCCGACACCGGGGAGCAGGAAACGCTCGCGCCCGCCACGTTGGCGGTGCAGTCCAGCGCCGCCAGGGCGTCGGAGGGAACGGCGAAGGTGGGCTTGGCGGGCACCTCGGGATCGGGGCCGACGCCGTCCTTGCAGGCCGCGGCCAGCAGCAGGGCCACGGCCGCGCCGAACGGCGAAAGGCGGCGGAAGAACGTGAGTGCCACGGGAAACCTCGCGAGGAAGGGTCGGGCCAGCCGCGCGGAAACGGGGGCGGCCGGGCTGGGGAACGCACGCGCCGCGGCCCGCGGGACGGGCGGCGGCACGGCGACGAATCTAACGGCGCGCGCCCGGAGGCGGAATGCCCACGGGCGCTACCTGCCTGCGCGGCTTGCGCTTAGCCCAGGTTGAAGCGCTGCGACACGTCCTGCTGGGTGGCCGTGGCCATCAGCTTGATCTCGTCTGGGTGCAGCAGCGGGTCGTCGCGCATGGCCAGCGTCATCTTCAGCGAGCCTTCGAGCGTGCGCAGGAACCGGGGCTCCTGCTCCAGCACGAAGAGCGCGACCTCGGGGTGAACGCGCACGGTCAGCTGGCGCTCCTTCCCCTCGGCGGCGGCGCGGCGGATGGCCCGCTCGATCCGGCGTACCACCGTTTCGGGGGTAAAGATCCGCCCCGTGCCGCCGCAGGTGGGGCAGGCCGCCGTCTGCGTGTGGTAGAGCGAGGGGCGCACCCGCTGGCGCGTCATCTCGATCAGCCCCAGCTCGCTCACCTGGAATGCCTTGGTGCGCGCCCGGTCGCGCGAAAGGCACTGCCGCAGCTCCTGCAGCACCTTCTCGCGGTTGGCCTTTGACTCCATGTCGATGAAGTCGCAGACGATGATGCCGCCCACGTCGCGCAGCCGCAGCTGCCGGGCGATCTCGCGCGCCGCGTCGACGTTGGTCTTCAGGATGGTTTTTTCGGGGTCCTTCTTTCCCGTGTACCGCCCCGTGTTGACGTCGATGCTGACCAGCGCCTCGGTGGGCTCCACGATGATGTAGCCGCCCGAGGGCAGGTTCACCCGGCGCTGAAAGGCGTCGCGGATCTCGCGTTCCAGGTCGTACGCGTCGAAGAGGGGCTTGGCGTCGTCGTACAGGTGCACGCGATCCACCAGCGACGGGTCCACCTGCTCCAGGTAGGCGCGGATCTCGTCGAAGGCGGTCTTCGTGTCCACCGTCAGCGAGTCGACCTTCTGCGAGAACAGGTCGCGGATGATCCCCGCCGTGAGCTTGGCCTCGCGGTGGATGGCCGTGGGTCCGCGCGCCTTGGCCGCCTTCTTTTTGATCTGCGCCCAGGTGCCCATCAGGGTCTGCAGGTCGCGCTGGAAGGTTTCGCGCGTCAGCTCCTCGCCCACGGTGCGCACGATGATTCCGCCCGACTTTTCGGGAAGGATCTCCTTGGCCAGCGCGCGCAGCCGCGCCCGCTCCTCGCGGTCCTCGATCTTGCGCGACACGCCCACGTGCGACGAGCCGGGCATGTACACCAGGAAGCGGCCGGGGAGGGAGATGTGCGCGGTGACGCGCGGGCCCTTGGTGCTGATGGGCTCCTTGCTCACCTGCACCACCAGGTCCTGCCCCTTCTTCAGGATGTCCTGGATGGGCGGGTACTTGCGCGAGCGCCGTCCGCCCCCGCCGTTCCCGCCGTCGCCCTCGTCCGCCGCCGCCTCGTCGCCCCCCGGCTCGTCGTCCTCGGCCTCGTCGTCGTCCTCGAGCGCCACGTCCGACACGTGAAGGAACGCCGCCTTCTCGGTGCCGATGTCGACGA belongs to Longimicrobium sp. and includes:
- the rplU gene encoding 50S ribosomal protein L21 → MYAIIRTGGKQFRAEPGKTLRIPSVAIEPGESLRFDDVLLGADGDSIKIGAPGVSGASVTAEVVRHGKGEKIIIFKHKRRKNYRRKQGHRQKFTEVRVNEINLG
- a CDS encoding Rne/Rng family ribonuclease encodes the protein MKREILINATARETRVAILEDDVLVELMVDRPDAARMVGDVYKGRVEAVLPGIQAAFVDIGTEKAAFLHVSDVALEDDDEAEDDEPGGDEAAADEGDGGNGGGGRRSRKYPPIQDILKKGQDLVVQVSKEPISTKGPRVTAHISLPGRFLVYMPGSSHVGVSRKIEDREERARLRALAKEILPEKSGGIIVRTVGEELTRETFQRDLQTLMGTWAQIKKKAAKARGPTAIHREAKLTAGIIRDLFSQKVDSLTVDTKTAFDEIRAYLEQVDPSLVDRVHLYDDAKPLFDAYDLEREIRDAFQRRVNLPSGGYIIVEPTEALVSIDVNTGRYTGKKDPEKTILKTNVDAAREIARQLRLRDVGGIIVCDFIDMESKANREKVLQELRQCLSRDRARTKAFQVSELGLIEMTRQRVRPSLYHTQTAACPTCGGTGRIFTPETVVRRIERAIRRAAAEGKERQLTVRVHPEVALFVLEQEPRFLRTLEGSLKMTLAMRDDPLLHPDEIKLMATATQQDVSQRFNLG